The DNA segment GCAGGAGTTGATTTCAAAGACGAAGAAAGGAACCGCAGAGGCGCAAAGGACACACAGATGAGAATTGCTTTGTTTGGTACTAGTGCTGATCCCCCGACGGCTGGACATCAAAAGATTCTCAGATGGTTATCTGAGGGTTATGATTGGGTAGCAGTTTGGGCGGCTGATAATCCTTTTAAGTCTCATCAAACACCTTTGTCACATCGGGCAACAATGCTGCGATTGTTGATTACAGATATTGATACGCCACGCCAGAATGTGGCTTTGGAACAGGATTTGAGTAGTTTTAGAACTCTAGAAACTCTGGAAAAAGCCAAGTCTCGCTGGGGTGAGGATACTGAGTTTACTTTGGTAATTGGTTCTGATTTATTGCATCAGTTACTACGCTGGTATCGCATTGAAGACTTGTTACAGCAAGTGCAACTTTTAATTGTGCCACGACCAGGATATGCCATTGACGAGTATAGCTTGGCAGCGGTGCAAAATCTGGGCGGTGACATTGCGATCGCTAGCTTAACTGGTATAGATGTTTCTTCCACAGCCTATCGTGAACATGGAGATACTCAAGCCCTGACTGCCCCAATTGTCGCTTATATTCATCAAGAGCATTTGTACAAATGCCAGGACACAACCACAAAAAGATACCAACTTCGTTAAATCAACAACCTTTAGCCGATTTTAAGGTTGGTGTTGATAATGTCATTTTTTCTGTAGATACTGCCCAAAATCGGCTGCTAGTTCTCTTAATCATGCGACAGCAAGAACCATTTTTAAATTCTTGGAGTCTTCCTGGTACTTTGGTACGTCAAGGAGAATCTTTAGAAGATGCTGCCTATCGCATCATGGCGGAGAAAATTAGGGTAAATAATCTCTATTTAGAACAGTTATATACCTTTGGCGGTCCCCATCGTGACCCACGCGAAGTTACTGGTAGTTATGGTGTACGTTATCTATCCGTGAGTTACTTTGCTTTGGTTAGGTTTGAAGAAGCAGAATTAATTGCTGATAAAGCTACTGGAATTGCTTGG comes from the Nodularia sp. NIES-3585 genome and includes:
- a CDS encoding nicotinate-nucleotide adenylyltransferase; this encodes MRIALFGTSADPPTAGHQKILRWLSEGYDWVAVWAADNPFKSHQTPLSHRATMLRLLITDIDTPRQNVALEQDLSSFRTLETLEKAKSRWGEDTEFTLVIGSDLLHQLLRWYRIEDLLQQVQLLIVPRPGYAIDEYSLAAVQNLGGDIAIASLTGIDVSSTAYREHGDTQALTAPIVAYIHQEHLYKCQDTTTKRYQLR
- a CDS encoding NUDIX domain-containing protein, which gives rise to MPGHNHKKIPTSLNQQPLADFKVGVDNVIFSVDTAQNRLLVLLIMRQQEPFLNSWSLPGTLVRQGESLEDAAYRIMAEKIRVNNLYLEQLYTFGGPHRDPREVTGSYGVRYLSVSYFALVRFEEAELIADKATGIAWYPVKDVPQLAFDHNQVLTYGHRRLRNKLEYSPVAFDVLPASFTLNDLYQLYTTVLGDNFADYSNFRARLLKLGFLSDTGIKVSRGAGRPASLYKFDADAFAPLKDKPLVFI